A genomic region of Colletotrichum destructivum chromosome 5, complete sequence contains the following coding sequences:
- a CDS encoding Putative amidase, producing the protein MSHSTQSISSVLETEFDIQPRLEQQAGLGSNLLSNTVSRRPIMSTETRKKFINYPLPIPGPTIPYDNGRKSNPPLRGWILVLAAWVMECVWFVRAFIWSNAGFGSIRKIRKHIENAEPRYDPTVLPYPTDEAKDPAVLHRESTVKSRPHPFKYYSVNDYHEMYLSGAITPLAVARAILPLIRRDTNPPGEHSIAWFDTKVAQVLAAAEASTKRYKEGRSLGPLDGVPTAVKDEYEIDGYRTCLGSRNDYTTEAEPGQSITSWCVKKLEDAGAVVLGKLSMHEFGLDTTGNNPIYGTPRNPYNRGYYTGGSSSGAGYAVATGLVPVALGSDGGGSIRIPSSMCGVYGLKPTHGRVSFHPCPNHSNSCAVNGPIAADIESLATYFETIGAPHPDSNFIQASPFMCSPSEKRGKILGIPEAWFAQADPAIQRLCRTMIAKLVTHHGYTTVPIDIPFLVEGQFAHAMTVLTDGAALLPETKNLTPANRILLAIGRVTSAMDYLLAQKLRGLLMSHLAHLWREYPGMIIVTPTTACAGWPIVSKGELAHGVSDGDRTIRSMEYVWMGNFCGLPGVTVPAGYVVPHDQAGAGGEAGPETLGKIPIGLMGMGEWTDEHSLLEFGLDAEDLFAKERCRPPTWVDVIQRAKDDMAKTGEDSLIDI; encoded by the exons CAGACTTGAGCAACAAGCCGGGTTGGGATCCAACTTACTGTCTAACACTGTCTCCAGGCGGCCCATCATGAGTACCGAGACGCGCAAGAAATTCATAAACTACCCTCTGCCGATTCCTGG ACCAACTATTCCATACGATAATGGCAGAAAAAGCAATCCGCCTCTTCGAGGCTGGATCTTGGTCTTAGCAGCATGGGT TATGGAATGCGTGTGGTTCGTACGCGCTTTCATCTGGAGCAACGCCGGCTTCGGGAGTATCAGGAAAATCCGCAAGCACATCGAGAATGCCGAGCCCCGTTACGATCCAACTGTCCTGCCCTATCCGACGGACGAGGCCAAAGACCCAGCCGTTCTCCATCGCGAAAGCACCGTGAAGTCGAGGCCACACCCCTTCAAGTATTACTCCGTCAACGACTATCATGAGATGTACCTGTCAGGCGCAATCACGCCACTTGCCGTAGCTCGAGCCATTCTGCCCTTGATTCGCCGCGACACGAACCCACCGGGCGAGCATTCGATCGCGTGGTTCGATACCAAAGTCGCCCAAGTTTTGGCGGCCGCTGAGGCATCCACGAAGCGGTACAAAGAGGGACGTTCACTGGGTCCTCTTGATGGTGTGCCCACTGCCGTCAAGGACGAGTACGAGATCGACGGATACCGGACCTGCCTTGGCTCGAGGAACGATTACACTACCGAGGCCGAGCCTGGCCAGTCGATCACAAGTTGGTGTGTGAAAAAGCTGGAAGACGCAGGAGCCGTTGTTCTTGGGAAGCTGTCAATGCATGAATTTGGACTCG ACACAACGGGAAACAACCCAATCTACGGGACACCTCGCAATCCCTATAACCGTGGTTACTACACGGGTGGAAGTTCTTCTGGGGCCGGATACGCAGTTGCGACGGGCTTGGTCCCCGTGGCCCTCGGCAGtgacggtggcggcagcaTTCGCATCCCCTCGTCCATGTGTGGTGTCTACGGCCTCAAGCCCACCCATGGCCGGGTCTCGTTCCACCCTTGCCCGAACCACAGCAACAGCTGCGCAGTCAATGGACCCATCGCCGCGGACATCGAATCCCTCGCGACCTACTTTGAGACCATCGGCGCCCCGCATCCCGACTCCAACTTCATCCAGGCGTCCCCCTTCATGTGCTCTCCCAGCGAAAAGCGCGGCAAGATCCTCGGCATCCCTGAGGCGTGGTTCGCGCAGGCGGATCCGGCCATCCAGCGTCTATGCCGGACCATGATTGCAAAGCTGGTCACGCACCATGGATACACCACCGTCCCGATCGACATCCCGTTCTTGGTCGAAGGCCAGTTCGCGCACGCCATGACCGTCCTtaccgacggcgccgccctgctTCCGGAGACCAAGAACCTCACGCCAGCGAACCGCATCCTGCTTGCCATCGGCCGCGTCACGTCCGCCATGGACTACCTCTTGGCCCAGAAGCTCCGCGGCCTGCTCATGTCGCACCTCGCGCATCTCTGGCGCGAGTACCCCGGCATGATCATCGTCACCCCAACGACCGCCTGCGCGGGTTGGCCCATTGTGAGCAAGGGCGAGCTGGCCCACGGCGTGAGTGACGGCGACCGCACTATCCGGTCAATGGAGTACGTGTGGATGGGCAACTTCTGCGGGCTCCCCGGCGTCACGGTCCCGGCGGGCTACGTCGTGCCGCAcgaccaggccggcgccggcggcgaagccgggCCCGAGACGCTGGGCAAAATCCCCATCGGGCTCATGGGCATGGGCGAGTGGACGGACGAGCACAGCCTCCTCGAATTTGGgctcgatgccgaagacCTGTTCGCGAAGGAGCGGTGCCGGCCGCCCACCTGGGTCGACGTCATTCAGCGGGCCAAGGACGACATGGCGAAGACCGGGGAGGACAGCTTGATAGACATTTAG
- a CDS encoding Putative phospholipid/glycerol acyltransferase, giving the protein MPDHAGTAAAAPPQSESNPTPPKELYPMVNWKYDLFLWVLGVLVDLFFREVHPRGSWKVPKSGPVLFVAAPHANQFVDALILQRTLRHEAGRRVSLLIAQKSVHGFIGWGSRQVGSVPVGRAQDAAKPGTGLIYLPDPINDPTLIRGVGTKFGQGEGEVHGMLFLPSAKKQTGASVDIAQILGPEEIRIKRPFKGKLPLEQLTGRDDIDDNGNFINKEIKGCKPGFQGTKYKLAPHIDQTKVYEAVFDRLRSGGCVGIFPEGGSHDRTELLPLKAGVAIMALGALAESPDCGLKIVPVGMNYFHAHKFRSRAVVEFGPPFDVPPHLVEMYKNNQRREAIGQLLDSVYQALSAVTVSTPDYDTLMMLQAARRLYNPTGKKLPLPVVIELNRRLAMGYEKYKDDARVVGVIKSVKQYNKELRYVSLRDHQVQYAKMSIPKVVFLLLYRVTKLLVLLIGVLPGLILFAPVFAASKAISVRKAKQALAGSTVKIQGRDVMATWKLLVAIFLAPTLYHFYSAIVTYKVWQDHLWGHIPEWVPWWSTYLVMWPLMVGITFAALRFGEVGMDIFKSLRPLVLCLNPASSYNIQQLRAKRADLSAQVTDLINTLGPEMFPDFEKTRLVADPYKADGYSRPRTPPTRRDSDASSAYEAATPPSISRRTTHQSSRGLPRNESYSNIGGVGIFSTRPPSRSRSRSSSSGGGLGSGGFPISGFTTLDSAGGFDEASKKIREAMKLRRRKSGDHRMELGADDSEDEEYNEARKKNT; this is encoded by the exons ATGCCTGATCACGCTGgcacggcggccgccgcgccgccgcagagCGAGTCCAATCCCACCCCTCCCAAGGAGCTCTACCCCATGGTCAATTGGAAGTACGACCTTTTCCTCTGGGTCTTGGGCGTGCTGGTCGATCTCTTCTTCCGCGAGGTCCATCCTCGAGGCTCCTGGAAAGTCCCAAAGTCGGGGCCTGttctcttcgtcgccgctcCTCACGCGAACCAG TTCGTCGATGCTCTGATCCTGCAACGCACCCTCCGCCACGAGGCTGGCCGACGAGTCTCCCTCCTCATTGCGCAAAAGTCTGTACACGGTTTTATCGGCTGGGGTTCGCGCCAGGTCGGCTCCGTCCCCGTCGGACGTGCCCAAGATGCTGCCAAGCCTGGCACTGGCCTCATCTATCTGCCTGACCCCATCAACGACCCTACACTGatccgcggcgtcggcaccaAGTTCGGTCAgggagagggcgaggtccACGGTATGCTGTTCTTGCCCTCTGCCAAAAAGCAGACTGGCGCCAGCGTCGACATCGCACAGATCCTCGGCCCCGAGGAAATCCGCATCAAGCGCCCGTTCAAGGGCAAGCTTCCGTTGGAGCAGCTCACTGGACGCGACGACATtgacgacaacggcaactTCATCAACAAGGAAATCAAGGGATGCAAGCCTGGCTTTCAGGGAACCAAGTACAAACTCGCGCCCCACATCGACCAGACCAAAGTGTACGAGGCCGTCTTTGACCGTCTGAGATCCGGTGGCTGCGTCGGCATCTTCCCTGAGGGCGGCAGCCATGACCGCACCGAACTGCTGCCCCTGAAGGCCGGCGTTGCCATCATGgctctcggcgccctcgccgaatCTCCAGACTGCGGTCTTAAGATCGTGCCCGTTGGCATGAACTACTTCCACGCCCACAAGTTCCGTAGCCGCGCCGTTGTCGAGTTCGGACCCCCCTTCGATGTCCCCCCGCACTTGGTCGAAATGTACAAGAATAACCAGAGACGCGAGGCCATTGGGCAGCTTCTCGACAGCGTCTACCAGGCACTGAGCGCCGTCACCGTTTCCACACCCGACTACGATACCTTGATGATGCTCCAGGCTGCTCGCCGCCTCTACAATCCTACCGGGAAGAAGCTGCCTCTCCCTGTCGTCATCGAGCTGAATCGCAGGCTGGCCATGGGCTACGAGAAGTACAAGGATGATGCGCGCGTAGTCGGCGTCATCAAGTCGGTCAAGCAGTACAACAAAGAGCTTCGCTACGTCAGCCTTCGCGACCATCAGGTCCAGTACGCCAAGATGTCAATCCCCAAGGtcgtcttcctgctgctTTACCGAGTCACGAAGCTACTCGTCCTTTTGATTGGCGTCCTGCCTGGCCTCATCTTGTTTGCCCCCGTCTTTGCCGCATCCAAGGCCATCAGCGTTCGTAAGGCGAAGCAGGCATTGGCCGGCTCGACGGTCAAGATCCAGGGACGCGACGTCATGGCAACCTGGAAGCTCTTGGTAGCCATCTTCCTGGCGCCAACGCTGTACCACTTCTACTCGGCCATTGTTACGTACAAGGTCTGGCAAGACCATCTCTGGGGCCACATCCCTGAATGGGTGCCTTGGTGGTCGACGTATCTGGTCATGTGGCCGCTGATGGTGGGCATCACGTTCGCTGCTCTTCGCTTCGGCGAGGTTGGCATGGACATTTTCAAGTCCCTAAGGCCGCTGGTGCTCTGCCTGAACCCCGCCTCGAGCTACAACATCCAGCAACTGCGAGCGAAACGGGCCGATCTCAGCGCCCAGGTCACTGATCTCATCAACACCCTCGGTCCCGAGATGTTCCCCGACTTTGAGAAGACTCGTCTGGTCGCAGACCCGTACAAGGCCGACGGCTACTCCCGACCCCGCACTCCGCCAACACGCAGGGACAGCGACGCATCGAGCGCCTacgaggcggcgacgccgccgtccatcTCTCGGAGAACAACACACCAGTCGAGCCGCGGCCTGCCTCGCAACGAGTCGTACAGCAACATTGGCGGTGTTGGCATCTTCTCCACCCGGCCTCCTTCGCGCTCGAGGAGtaggagcagcagcagcggagGCGGCCTGGGGTCTGGTGGGTTCCCCATCAGCGGTTTCACGACGCTGGACTCTGCCGGAGGGTTTGACGAGGCAAGCAAGAAGATCCGCGAGGCTATGAAGCTGCGCCGGAGAAAGAGCGGCGACCACCGGATGGAATtgggcgccgacgacagcgaggacgaggagtaCAACGAGGCGCGCAAGAAGAACACATAA
- a CDS encoding Putative thioredoxin-like ferredoxin, Thioredoxin-like superfamily — protein MASAFKSLVSSAKKLALGTSHGVPAQELFPKTDPAVDGDDCDHDCESCHVKYPKGFNIDETDELYGHVKGWSTHALVATGKSDWVRDVADEKGSVMEAVGKAAAPSNGKLMLSASNIPTPTHSSDYSEPTTVLLLPAFVIIDHVTPQRVPELITEFVDKAPTNTSPLAPLTLPTSVPAPTPSGAPSIPPAISRRPCPHSAIILLCSQRTRDARCGQSAPLLRKELERHLRPLGLFRDLDDERPGGVGIYFISHVGGHKYSANVMVYRRPDAFGLDNVERAKVTAEDELRPKARTAALPETEDVGAAQCIWLARIKPEDCENLVRYTVLQGKLVKPETQLRGGFDRAKGMMSW, from the exons ATGGCGTCCGCGTTCAAGTCGCTCGTCTCCAGcgccaagaagctcgccctcggcaccagCCACGGCGTGCCCGCGCAGGAGCTGTTCCCCAAGACGgacccggccgtcgacggcgatgactGCGACCACGACTGCGAGAGCTGCCACGTCAAGTACCCTAAGGGCTTCAACATTGACGAAACGGACGAGCTGTACGGCCACGTCAAGGGGTGGAGCACCCACGCCCTCGTCGCGACAGGCAAGAGCGACTGGGTGAgggacgtcgccgacgagaagggCAGCGTGATGGAGGCCGTTGGCAAGGCTGCCGCGCCGAGCAATGGA AAACTGATGCTGTCCGCTTCCAACATTCCGACCCCGACACACTCGAGCGACTACTCCGAACCTACGAcagtcctcctcctccccgccttcgtcatcatcgaccacGTCACTCCGCAGCGCGTCCCCGAGCTGATCACCGAGTTCGTCGACAAAGCACCGACAAACACCTCACCCCTTGCGCCCCTCACCCTCCCCACGTCCGTACCCGCGCCGACACCTTCCGGCGCGCCGAGTATACCCCCCGCGATCTCCCGCCGCCCGTGCCCGcacagcgccatcatcctcctctgCTCGCAAAGGACGCGCGACGCCCGCTGTGGACAGtcggcgccgctgctgcgCAAAGAGCTGGAGCGCCACCTGCGGCCTCTGGGCCTGTTTCGCGatctggacgacgagcgacccggcggcgtgggcATCTACTTCATCTCGCACGTTGGCGGGCACAAGTATAGTGCCAACGTCATGGTCTACCGTCGCCCGGACGCCTTCGGGCTCGACAATGTGGAACGTGCCAAGGTCACCGCCGAAGATGAGCTGAGGCCTaaggcgaggacggcggcgctgcccgagacggaggacGTGGGCGCCGCGCAGTGCATCTGGCTGGCGAGGATCAAGCCTGAGGACTGCGAAAACCTGGTGCGGTATACGGTCCTGCAGGGCAAGCTGGTCAAGCCCGAGACGCAGCTACGTGGCGGTTTTGACCGCGCGAAGGGGATGATGAGCTGGTGA